In Nocardioides jishulii, the DNA window TGGTCAAGGTGACCAACCCCGAGCGCGTCTACTTCCCGGAGATCGGGGCGACCAAGCTCGACCTCCTGGAGTACTACCTCAGCGTGGGTGACGGGATCGTCAACGCGTTGTGGGAGCGCCCCTGCATGCTGCACCGCTTCCCGAAGGGGTTGGCGGGGGAGAAGGTGCACCAGAAGCGCATCCCCCAGGGGACGCCCGGCTGGGTGGAGACCGTCGAGCTCTTCTTCCCGCGCTACGGGCGTACGGCGGACGAGCTGTGCGTGACCTCCTTGGCGGCCGTGGCGTGGGCGGTGCAGATGTCGACCGTGGAGTTCCATCCGTGGAACAGTCGCCGCGCCGACACCGAGAAGCCCGACGAGTGGCGCATCGACCTGGACCCCGGGCCCGAGTGCGACTGGGCGCGGGTGCAGCAGGTCGCGGGCGTCGTCCACGAGGTGCTCGACGAGCTGGGAGCGGTGGGGTTCCCCAAGACCAGCGGGGGCAGCGGGCTGCACGTCTACGTGCGCGTGCCTCCCGACCACGGTTTCGCCGACGTACGCCGGGCCGCGCACGCCTTCGCCCGTGAGGTGGAGCGCCGCGCGCCTGATCTCGTGACGACCGCGTGGTGGCGCAAGGACCGTGACCCCGCCCAGCTCTTCGTCGACTACAACCAGAACACTCGCGACCACACGATCGCCTCGGCCTACTCCGTGCGCGGGGTGCCCAACGCCCAGGTCAGCACGCCGGTCGCGTGGGAGGAGGTGGACGACTGCGAGCCGGCCGACTTCACCATCCGCACCGTGCCGCAGCGCTACGCCCGACTGGGCGACCTGCACGCCTCGATCGACGAGCACCCGTTCGACCTGGCGCCCCTGCTGGAGTGGGCCGAGCGGGACGAGGCAGAGGGCGCCTCCGAGGAGCCCGCACCGGGCGAGGTGGAGGGCGACGGCACCACCTAGACTCGCCGCGTGGGTATCCAGATCACGCCGTCCATCCTCAACGCCGACTTCTCCCGCCTGGGCGAGGAGGTCGCCCGGATCTCCAGTGCCGACATGGTGCACGTGGACGTCATGGACAACCACTTCGTGCCCAACCTGACCTTCGGGCCGTCGATGGTCGAGGCCCTGAGCCGGGCCACCGACCTCCCGCTCGACGCGCACCTGATGATTGAGGACGCCGACCGCAACGCCCCGGCGTACGCCGAGGCCGGCGCGAGCAGTGTCACCTTCCACGTCGAGGCCACGAAGGCGCCGATCAGGCTCGCCCGGGAGATCCGCTCCCAGGGCGCGCGGGCGTCGATGGCGCTGAAGCCGGCCACCCCGATCGAGCCCTACGAGGACCTGCTGCCCGAGCTCGACATGCTCCTGATCATGACCGTGGAGCCCGGGTTCGGCGGCCAGAAGTTCCTTGACCTGTGCCTCCCGAAGATCCGCCGCGCCCGCGCCCTGATGGAGAAGCACGGCGTGGAGACCTGGCTGCAGGTCGACGGCGGCGTCAGCCTTGAGACCATCGAGCGCTGCGCGGAGGCCGGCGCCGACGTCTTCGTCGCCGGTTCGGCCGTCTACTCGGCCGCCGACCCCGACGCGATGGTCCAACAGCTGAAGGCGACGGCCGAAGCCGTCAGCCCCCTCACCTGAGGCTGCGGCTCGCCGGGGAGTCTCGCCACCCGGGTCGTCCTTCGGTTGGTCGCCCCGCTGGGTTATCCTGAGCGGACGAGTTGACAAACTCGCGTGCTCTGGGGGCGGTGAAATTCCGCACCGGCGGTGAAAGTCCGCGACCCGGCCACCTCCAGTGGTCGGTTGAGCAGGTGAAATTCCTGCACCGACGGTTAAAGTCCGGATGAGAAGCGCACGCAGGTGAGTCGGTGCATCGCGTCGTCGTGCACCCGACCCATCCAGCCACCCTCCAGGTCCCGCGCGAGCGGACAGGAGAGTGGCCATGACGCACAGCACTGCGACGCGCACGACGGTGGAGCGTGCAGCGATGCAGCGCGCTCTCGCGTTGGCTGCGACGCCGGGCGTGCCCCTCGGTCCCAACCCCCGCGTCGGGTGCGTCCTGCTGAGCCCTGCCGGCGACGTCGTCGCTGAAGGCTTCCACCGCGGCGCCGGTGCCCCGCACGCCGAGGCCGACGCCCTGGCGCGCGCCGGGGCCCACGCCCGGGGGGCGACGGCCGTGGTCACCCTCGAGCCCTGCCACCACACCGGGCGTACCGGGCCCTGCTCCGAGGCCCTGCTCGCTGCGGGCGTGGCCCGCGTCGTCTTCGCCCAGTCCGACCCCAACCCGGTCGCCGCCGGAGGGGCCGAGGCACTGCGTACGGCGGGGGTCGACGTGGAGTCCGGCCTCCTGGCCGACGAGTCCGCTCGCCTCAACCGGGCGTGGACCTTCGGCCTCGTCCACCAGCGGCCCTTCGTCACCTGGAAGTTCGCGGCCACCCTCGACGGACGCAGCGCCGCCGCCGACGGCACGAGTCGCTGGGTCAGCAGCCGACCGTCCCGACTGGACACCCACCGCCTGCGCGGCGAGTGCGACACCGTGCTCGTCGGCACCAGCACCGTGGTCATCGACGACCCCCGGCTGACGGTGCGTGACGAGCACGACCTGCCGGTGGCCCACCAGCCCCTGCGCGCGGTGATGGGGCTGCG includes these proteins:
- the rpe gene encoding ribulose-phosphate 3-epimerase; translated protein: MGIQITPSILNADFSRLGEEVARISSADMVHVDVMDNHFVPNLTFGPSMVEALSRATDLPLDAHLMIEDADRNAPAYAEAGASSVTFHVEATKAPIRLAREIRSQGARASMALKPATPIEPYEDLLPELDMLLIMTVEPGFGGQKFLDLCLPKIRRARALMEKHGVETWLQVDGGVSLETIERCAEAGADVFVAGSAVYSAADPDAMVQQLKATAEAVSPLT
- the ribD gene encoding bifunctional diaminohydroxyphosphoribosylaminopyrimidine deaminase/5-amino-6-(5-phosphoribosylamino)uracil reductase RibD; translated protein: MTHSTATRTTVERAAMQRALALAATPGVPLGPNPRVGCVLLSPAGDVVAEGFHRGAGAPHAEADALARAGAHARGATAVVTLEPCHHTGRTGPCSEALLAAGVARVVFAQSDPNPVAAGGAEALRTAGVDVESGLLADESARLNRAWTFGLVHQRPFVTWKFAATLDGRSAAADGTSRWVSSRPSRLDTHRLRGECDTVLVGTSTVVIDDPRLTVRDEHDLPVAHQPLRAVMGLRELPAGRRVLDDSAESLHLVTRDPAAALADLFSLGRRHVFLEGGPRLAAAFLRARLVDEVVTYVAPMLLGAGRSAVADLGIDTIAAAMRLEPTDVTVLGSGVETNVRLTMTPRHDTVVAAHPSGSASRAALREDH
- the ligD gene encoding non-homologous end-joining DNA ligase — protein: MAASPHVEIEVEDRVVKVTNPERVYFPEIGATKLDLLEYYLSVGDGIVNALWERPCMLHRFPKGLAGEKVHQKRIPQGTPGWVETVELFFPRYGRTADELCVTSLAAVAWAVQMSTVEFHPWNSRRADTEKPDEWRIDLDPGPECDWARVQQVAGVVHEVLDELGAVGFPKTSGGSGLHVYVRVPPDHGFADVRRAAHAFAREVERRAPDLVTTAWWRKDRDPAQLFVDYNQNTRDHTIASAYSVRGVPNAQVSTPVAWEEVDDCEPADFTIRTVPQRYARLGDLHASIDEHPFDLAPLLEWAERDEAEGASEEPAPGEVEGDGTT